Proteins from a genomic interval of Synergistota bacterium:
- a CDS encoding xanthine dehydrogenase family protein molybdopterin-binding subunit has protein sequence IYVYSSDTDFTPFDTGAYASSTTYVSGNAVKKAAEKLRDQILDVASEMLLVEKNLLFLKDGKVFVKGDDGRSVSLKDIGLRSLYVRNQRQIEASASFVSPVSPPPFAAHFAEVEVDEATGFVKVLRYVVAVDCGKVINPPLAKGQVLGAIANGIGYALFEEMKFNGKGKLLNGDLSLYKIITAADMPPVDVIFVETDEPTGPFGAKSVAEICINGPIPAIANAIYDAVGVRLWENPFTPERVLKALRG, from the coding sequence ATATATGTTTACTCATCCGATACGGATTTTACGCCTTTTGATACGGGGGCTTATGCTTCGAGCACGACCTATGTCTCTGGGAACGCGGTTAAGAAAGCGGCGGAAAAGCTTAGGGATCAGATTCTTGATGTAGCTTCTGAGATGCTTTTGGTTGAAAAGAACCTGCTTTTCCTGAAGGATGGGAAGGTGTTCGTTAAAGGCGATGATGGAAGGAGCGTCTCCCTAAAGGATATAGGTTTAAGAAGTCTCTATGTGAGAAACCAGCGCCAAATAGAGGCATCAGCTTCCTTCGTATCTCCAGTTTCACCTCCTCCTTTTGCCGCCCACTTTGCTGAGGTTGAGGTGGATGAAGCGACGGGATTCGTTAAGGTTTTGAGATATGTCGTTGCGGTCGACTGCGGTAAGGTTATAAACCCTCCTCTTGCGAAGGGGCAGGTATTGGGCGCTATAGCTAATGGGATAGGATACGCGCTTTTTGAGGAAATGAAGTTTAATGGGAAAGGTAAGCTCCTTAATGGTGATCTTTCTCTTTATAAGATTATAACGGCGGCGGACATGCCGCCGGTTGATGTCATATTCGTTGAGACCGATGAGCCCACGGGACCCTTCGGCGCTAAAAGCGTTGCTGAGATATGCATAAACGGTCCGATTCCCGCCATAGCGAATGCCATATATGATGCCGTGGGAGTGAGGCTTTGGGAGAATCCTTTTACGCCGGAAAGGGTTCTTAAGGCTCTTAGGGGGTGA